In Bacteroidales bacterium, a single window of DNA contains:
- a CDS encoding sodium:solute symporter has protein sequence MKPVYILLCFIAYTILLFFVTWLTSRKANNDSYYVGNKSSPWYVVAYGMIGASLSGVTFMSVPGLVGSQQFTYLGLVFGFLIGYTVIATILLPLYYKLNLTSIYAYLNKRFGFWSYKTGAFYFLLSRVVGASFRMFLVVNVLQVFVFDHWGVPFGLVVAIFIALIILYTFEGGVKTIIWTDTLQTTFMLLGVFMSIYFISNELGLGLGDIFSKISDAGYTRIAETDWHSKNFFLKQFLSGAFIAIVMTGLDQEMMQKNISCKNLREAQKNMFTFSGILVFVNLMFLTLGAVLYMYANSKGIAIPKKTDDLFPVIAFNYLSPLAGLIFMVGLVSAAYPSADGALTALTTSFCIDFLGFKDKSKLDEKQKKKVRYMVHMSFATILLIVILIFRALNNEAVVNAIYTAAGYTYGPLLGLFSFGLFTKFSVKDKYVWIVAILSPLLCYFLSLYSEVLFSGYKMGFELLIINGALTFFGLLILVKKNK, from the coding sequence ATGAAACCTGTTTATATTTTACTTTGTTTTATAGCGTATACCATTTTACTTTTTTTTGTAACATGGCTCACGTCGCGCAAAGCGAACAACGATTCGTATTATGTTGGAAATAAATCTTCGCCATGGTATGTTGTTGCATACGGAATGATTGGCGCTTCGCTGAGTGGCGTTACATTTATGTCGGTGCCCGGATTGGTAGGCTCACAACAATTTACATACCTGGGTCTGGTGTTTGGTTTTCTGATTGGATATACTGTAATTGCAACCATTCTTTTGCCTCTTTATTATAAATTAAACCTTACATCTATTTATGCATACTTGAATAAGCGTTTTGGTTTCTGGTCGTATAAAACTGGAGCATTTTATTTTCTTTTATCAAGAGTTGTTGGCGCATCGTTCCGGATGTTTTTAGTGGTAAATGTTTTACAGGTTTTTGTTTTCGACCACTGGGGAGTTCCATTTGGTTTAGTGGTGGCGATATTTATAGCATTGATAATTTTATACACTTTTGAAGGTGGCGTAAAAACGATTATCTGGACAGATACATTGCAAACGACATTCATGTTGCTTGGTGTATTCATGTCGATTTATTTTATTTCAAATGAACTGGGATTAGGTTTGGGTGATATTTTTTCTAAGATTAGTGATGCAGGCTACACAAGGATTGCAGAAACCGACTGGCACAGTAAAAACTTTTTTCTGAAACAATTTTTAAGCGGAGCGTTCATTGCTATTGTTATGACAGGACTTGACCAGGAGATGATGCAGAAGAATATCAGTTGTAAGAATTTACGCGAAGCACAAAAAAATATGTTCACTTTCAGCGGGATTTTAGTTTTTGTGAACCTGATGTTCCTTACACTTGGCGCAGTGCTATACATGTATGCTAATTCCAAAGGCATTGCTATTCCGAAGAAAACTGATGACCTGTTTCCTGTTATTGCTTTTAATTATTTAAGCCCTTTGGCAGGATTGATTTTTATGGTTGGATTAGTATCAGCAGCGTATCCCAGCGCTGACGGGGCTTTAACAGCACTCACTACTTCTTTTTGTATCGATTTTCTTGGATTCAAAGACAAAAGCAAATTAGATGAGAAACAGAAAAAGAAAGTTCGCTATATGGTTCATATGAGTTTTGCCACAATATTATTGATTGTTATTTTAATATTCAGGGCGCTGAATAATGAAGCTGTTGTTAATGCCATTTATACTGCTGCCGGATATACTTATGGACCGTTGCTTGGGTTGTTCTCGTTTGGACTATTCACGAAATTTTCAGTGAAAGACAAGTATGTTTGGATTGTTGCAATCCTGTCGCCATTATTATGTTATTTTCTAAGTCTTTATTCCGAAGTTCTTTTTAGTGGTTATAAAATGGGATTTGAATTATTGATTATAAATGGAGCGCTAACATTCTTTGGATTACTTATACTAGTGAAGAAAAATAAGTAA
- a CDS encoding ammonium transporter → MLANILLDASILEPGSTGFMLLATSLVMLMTPGLAFFYGGLATKRNILGIMIQSFTSLGWTTVLWVIFGYSLCFSGGQGGIIGNFDKAFLNGVTPSSMYTNGKIPEFVFIAYQMMFAIITPALITGAFVNRVNFKAYFLFLTVWQVLVYYPFVHMIWGGGLLAEWGVLDFAGGIVVHATAGFAALAAVFYVGARVDKNSTPNSIPLVAIGSGLLWFGWYGFNAGSEVAVDTVTSLAFLNTDIAASFATMSWLFIEWSREKKPKFIGLLTGSIAGLATITPCAGFVPLWSSPIIGIVAGATCYLAVQFKNKMKWDDALDVWGVHGIGGVLGTILLGVFASQTVNASGTDGLWFGNISFFWKQIIAVVGASIYAFIFTYLMLIIINAITPVKISEETEKIGLDIALHGEKAYDEGAL, encoded by the coding sequence ATGTTAGCAAATATTTTATTAGATGCAAGCATCCTCGAACCGGGTTCAACCGGGTTTATGCTTTTGGCCACAAGCCTTGTAATGCTTATGACTCCAGGGCTTGCTTTTTTTTATGGTGGTTTAGCTACCAAAAGAAATATTCTTGGTATCATGATACAAAGTTTTACATCATTGGGATGGACAACCGTATTGTGGGTAATTTTTGGATATTCTCTTTGTTTCAGTGGCGGACAAGGCGGAATTATTGGCAATTTTGATAAAGCTTTTTTAAACGGTGTTACTCCAAGTTCGATGTATACAAATGGGAAAATTCCCGAATTTGTTTTTATCGCATACCAGATGATGTTTGCAATCATCACTCCTGCTCTTATTACCGGGGCATTTGTAAATCGTGTAAATTTTAAAGCATACTTTTTATTTTTAACAGTATGGCAGGTTCTTGTTTATTACCCTTTTGTTCACATGATATGGGGTGGTGGTTTATTAGCAGAATGGGGTGTTCTTGATTTTGCAGGCGGTATCGTAGTTCATGCTACAGCAGGGTTTGCAGCACTTGCAGCTGTATTTTATGTAGGAGCCCGCGTTGATAAAAATTCCACACCTAACAGCATTCCTCTTGTTGCTATTGGCAGTGGACTTTTATGGTTCGGATGGTACGGTTTCAATGCAGGTAGTGAAGTTGCCGTTGATACAGTTACATCATTAGCATTTCTTAATACCGATATAGCAGCATCCTTTGCAACCATGTCATGGTTATTCATTGAATGGTCGCGTGAAAAAAAACCAAAATTCATAGGATTACTTACCGGTTCAATTGCCGGGCTTGCTACGATTACACCCTGTGCAGGGTTTGTTCCTTTGTGGTCTTCGCCCATTATCGGGATTGTTGCAGGCGCCACATGCTATCTTGCTGTACAATTTAAAAATAAAATGAAATGGGATGATGCTCTTGATGTATGGGGTGTACATGGTATTGGTGGAGTATTAGGAACAATTCTTCTTGGAGTATTTGCATCACAAACTGTAAATGCATCAGGTACCGATGGTTTATGGTTTGGCAATATTTCGTTTTTCTGGAAACAAATTATTGCAGTAGTTGGAGCTTCAATATATGCTTTTATTTTTACCTATCTTATGTTAATTATTATAAATGCAATTACTCCTGTAAAAATTTCTGAAGAAACAGAAAAGATAGGTTTGGATATTGCACTACATGGGGAAAAAGCTTATGATGAAGGAGCATTATAA
- a CDS encoding HAMP domain-containing protein: MKLIFFRNLSIATKLIILFLIMGIGSTVIVGVYSYFSASKSLTDRTFDQLTSIRVVKKNRIEDFFSDRFRDIYLFAQTSEVKEMTTLPYTKKTEISNNIYSISSNEYDQFFNLYIKAYDYYDKFIITDTLNHIIYTSSTSNDSLHIDNLSKPQYSCIKILNDSSSKINNSIFLDFLNDPFNQHLPSYYISSPILNNKKKKCGYISLLISINAINNIMLENSSENGLGETGESYLVGQDYFLRSDSRFIQKSLMKQRVKTTASQNALSGKQGTEIINDYRNIPVLSSYSKLNIHNVNWAIIAEIDLKEAMIPVMKIRNDIFFLSTLLILFILAITYIIARTISQPIIRLKNAAIKIGEGDFNTRVEVAGKDEIGALTESFNSMTAKLKTTTEQLHEREERLRHFYEATTDGIILHENNKPILLNNALSILTGFTEDELMKKEISEIILPLSKKNKITGYLNIHAFEALCISNTGKNFPVEVQQGLVEYKGRKINATVLRDISKRKEVESALKDEREKRLSALIDGQEIERQRMSRELHDGLGQFLIAIKLKLENIINAQHASKDSLLEVQEMFNTTIDEVRKISDNLMPSILKEFGLETALRNLCKLMGQASNINIIFESLPLKKKLEERISTYLYRISQEALNNIVKHSQATDASIELFELGNYIQLIIKDNGKGFNYNSHYKSQGNGIYNIHERVNVIGGTIEMKSKKGEGTIIDIKIPLYEQKEN, translated from the coding sequence ATGAAACTCATTTTTTTCAGAAACTTATCAATAGCAACTAAGCTGATAATTCTATTCCTGATCATGGGAATAGGCTCAACTGTAATCGTTGGTGTTTATTCATATTTTTCGGCAAGTAAATCATTAACCGACCGAACATTTGATCAACTCACATCCATAAGGGTTGTAAAAAAAAACAGGATAGAAGATTTTTTTTCAGACCGGTTCAGGGATATCTATTTATTTGCTCAAACAAGCGAAGTTAAAGAAATGACAACCTTGCCTTATACTAAAAAAACAGAAATTTCAAACAACATATATTCTATTTCTTCTAATGAATATGACCAATTCTTCAATCTTTATATAAAGGCTTATGATTACTATGATAAATTTATTATTACGGATACGTTGAACCATATTATTTATACATCATCTACATCCAACGATTCGCTTCACATTGATAATTTATCAAAGCCCCAATATTCATGTATTAAAATTCTTAATGACTCTTCATCAAAAATCAATAACTCCATTTTCCTTGATTTTCTAAACGACCCTTTCAATCAACATCTTCCTTCTTATTATATATCATCCCCAATTTTAAACAACAAGAAAAAAAAATGCGGATATATTTCATTGCTTATTTCAATCAATGCTATTAATAACATCATGCTTGAAAACAGTAGCGAAAATGGATTGGGCGAAACAGGCGAATCATACTTAGTTGGACAGGATTATTTTTTACGAAGTGATTCCCGTTTTATTCAGAAATCATTAATGAAACAACGTGTTAAAACCACTGCTTCACAAAATGCTTTATCAGGAAAACAGGGAACGGAAATCATTAATGATTACAGAAATATACCTGTTCTAAGTTCTTACAGCAAACTAAATATACACAATGTCAATTGGGCAATTATTGCAGAAATTGACTTGAAAGAAGCAATGATCCCAGTTATGAAAATCAGGAATGATATTTTTTTTCTTAGCACATTACTCATTTTATTTATACTTGCTATAACTTATATCATTGCAAGGACCATCTCTCAACCAATAATAAGGCTTAAAAATGCAGCAATCAAAATAGGTGAAGGTGATTTTAATACAAGAGTAGAAGTTGCGGGAAAAGATGAAATAGGAGCTTTAACAGAATCGTTCAATTCAATGACTGCTAAACTAAAAACCACAACAGAACAATTGCACGAAAGAGAAGAAAGATTAAGACATTTTTATGAAGCTACAACTGATGGAATAATTTTACATGAAAATAACAAACCTATTTTATTAAACAATGCGTTGTCTATCCTTACCGGTTTTACTGAAGATGAGCTGATGAAAAAAGAAATCAGTGAAATTATTTTACCATTAAGCAAAAAAAATAAAATCACCGGTTACCTCAATATTCATGCTTTCGAAGCTTTGTGTATTTCCAACACCGGAAAAAATTTTCCGGTAGAAGTGCAACAAGGACTGGTTGAATACAAAGGAAGAAAAATTAATGCAACAGTTTTAAGAGATATTTCAAAACGTAAAGAAGTGGAATCAGCATTAAAAGATGAACGCGAAAAAAGATTATCTGCACTTATCGACGGACAGGAAATCGAACGCCAGCGCATGTCGCGCGAATTACACGACGGGCTTGGGCAATTTCTTATTGCAATAAAACTAAAACTTGAAAACATTATCAATGCTCAACATGCATCAAAAGATTCATTGCTTGAAGTCCAGGAAATGTTTAATACCACTATTGATGAAGTAAGAAAAATATCGGATAACCTGATGCCCTCTATTCTCAAGGAATTCGGACTCGAAACTGCGCTCAGGAATTTATGTAAACTTATGGGACAGGCATCAAACATAAATATTATTTTCGAATCATTACCATTAAAGAAAAAGCTGGAAGAACGCATCAGTACTTATCTTTACAGGATTTCGCAGGAAGCGTTGAATAATATTGTAAAACATTCCCAGGCAACCGATGCGAGTATTGAACTGTTCGAACTTGGAAATTATATTCAGCTTATTATTAAAGACAATGGCAAAGGTTTTAATTACAATTCACATTACAAAAGTCAGGGAAACGGAATTTACAACATACACGAACGCGTTAATGTTATTGGCGGAACTATTGAAATGAAAAGTAAAAAAGGAGAAGGCACCATAATAGATATTAAAATTCCTTTATATGAACAAAAAGAAAATTAA
- a CDS encoding response regulator transcription factor, which translates to MNKKKINIFLVDDHQIVRDGIKSLLLDSTEIEITGEASYGKELMEKIELIKPDVILMDISLPDISGIELTRQITKQYPEIKIVILSMYTQEEFITNAIAAGAKGYLPKNTTQQELFNAIMAVHAGKEYYNESVSKIILENYISTVRKSNETNAEDEKENLSGREKQILKLYVEGLSNQEIADKLFISIRTVESHKNHMMQKLGVKSTVELVKYAIRNNIAEA; encoded by the coding sequence ATGAACAAAAAGAAAATTAATATTTTCCTTGTCGACGATCATCAAATCGTCAGGGACGGAATAAAATCGCTGTTGCTCGATTCTACAGAAATTGAAATCACAGGCGAAGCCAGTTATGGCAAAGAACTCATGGAAAAAATCGAACTCATAAAACCTGATGTAATTCTTATGGATATTTCTCTTCCCGATATTTCAGGAATTGAACTTACCCGACAAATCACAAAGCAATACCCCGAAATTAAGATTGTTATTCTTTCAATGTACACACAGGAAGAATTTATCACAAATGCTATAGCGGCAGGTGCCAAAGGTTACCTTCCTAAAAATACCACACAACAGGAACTTTTTAATGCAATTATGGCAGTTCACGCCGGGAAAGAATATTACAATGAATCGGTGTCAAAAATAATTCTTGAAAATTATATTTCCACAGTAAGAAAATCTAATGAAACAAATGCCGAAGATGAAAAAGAAAATTTATCGGGAAGAGAGAAACAAATCTTAAAACTTTATGTTGAAGGATTAAGCAACCAGGAAATTGCCGACAAATTATTTATCAGCATACGCACTGTTGAATCGCATAAAAATCATATGATGCAGAAGCTTGGCGTAAAAAGCACAGTTGAACTTGTAAAATATGCTATCAGGAATAATATTGCCGAAGCATAA
- the recR gene encoding recombination mediator RecR, translating to MYNFPSKLVENAVNELSKLPGIGKKTALRLVLHMLKEENNYSTAIGESLIRLRKEITYCTSCHNISDSETCLICGNPQRDHGVICVVEDVRDVMAIENTNQYRGIYHILGGIISPMDGIGPGDLTIQSLIDKVSKGEVKEVIMALSATMEGDTTNFYIYKKLKEFNITITTIARGIAIGDDLEYTDEVTLGRSLINRTPYENSLVR from the coding sequence GTGTACAATTTCCCTTCAAAATTAGTTGAGAATGCGGTAAACGAGCTGTCGAAACTTCCCGGCATAGGCAAGAAAACAGCGTTACGACTGGTGTTGCACATGCTCAAGGAAGAAAATAATTACAGCACTGCTATAGGTGAATCTCTGATTCGGTTGCGAAAAGAAATTACTTATTGTACATCATGTCATAATATTTCCGACTCTGAAACTTGTTTAATTTGTGGTAATCCGCAGCGCGATCATGGAGTCATTTGCGTGGTAGAAGATGTTCGCGATGTAATGGCTATTGAAAACACAAATCAATACCGGGGCATATATCATATTCTTGGCGGCATCATCTCGCCTATGGACGGCATCGGTCCCGGCGATCTTACTATTCAATCGCTGATTGATAAAGTTTCAAAAGGAGAAGTGAAGGAAGTAATCATGGCGCTTAGCGCTACAATGGAAGGCGACACCACCAATTTCTATATTTATAAAAAGCTAAAAGAATTCAACATCACCATTACTACCATTGCCCGAGGCATTGCTATTGGCGATGACCTGGAATATACCGATGAAGTTACTTTAGGTCGCTCGCTGATTAACAGAACTCCTTACGAAAATTCGCTGGTTAGGTAA